GAATTGTATGGTGCTAAAAAATGATACGTAACTGGAGATTTAGTAACACCAGTTCTACGTGGAGTGGACTTGAAACTTGAAAAGGGTAAATTTATTGTAATTTTAGGACCGTCTGGTTCTGGTAAAACAACTTTATTAAACGCAATTTCGGGATTAGATAAAACAACCGAAGGTGACGTTTTCGTTCTAGGTAGCAATTTGTCTTTATTAAAAGACTCACACTTAACAAAATTCCGTAGAGAAAATGTTGGGTTCATTTTCCAACAATATAATCTACTTTCAAACTTAACTGCAAAAGAAAACGCAGAAGTTGGGGAAAACTTAAGTAAATCAAAAGAAAACAAAATGTCAATTGAAGAAATCTTCAAAACAATTGGTATGGAAGAACAAATGAATAAATATCCACACCAAATGTCGGGAGGACAACAACAAAGGGTTTCTATTGCTAGAGCTTTAGCTAAAAACCCAGAGATTCTATTTGGTGATGAACCAACTGGAGCTCTTGATGAAGAAATGGGTAGAAAAGTTCTTGATATTTTAGTTGATGTTAAAGAAAAATATAACACAACTGTAATTATAGTTACACACAACCCTAACATTAGTGAAATTGGAGATACAGTTATACATGTTAAAAACGGTAAAATTGATCAAATTAAACAAAACGCTAAACCAAAAAAGCCTTCAGAAATTGACTGATCATAGAAAAACAAACTACAAAGGGAAATCTTTTGTAGTTTTTTTTCTGCTAAAAAAGTATATAATTATATTTGTTAAAAGGTGGGAAAAAGACATGCCAATATTTAATTTTAAAGGTGTAGACGAAAGTAAAGTTAACGAATACTTTAAACAAGTTGGGGAACTGGCTTTAATCATTAATGCCGATGTTAAGAAGTTTGTATTTTGACACGATCCAAGTACTTTAATAGGTAATGGTTACGAAAAAGACGCAATTCAAGTTTCAATAGAATGAGTCGGAAGACCATTGAAGCAAGAAGAGGTATCTAAACACATTCAAAAATTCTTTGGAAATATTTCAAAAAATATCTATGTTAAATTTGAGGAAATTAACAGTTTCTTATATTTAAATGGAGAATGTATTGGATAATGAAAATTAAAAATGTTGATATAAAGGGTCAAGTATTTTTAGGTCCTATGGCAGGAACTACTAATGCTGCCTTTAGAATTATTTGTAAAGAAAAAGGTGCAGCACTTGTTTATGCTGAAATGGTTAGTACTGAAGGTTTGGTTCATAATAATCAAAAAACTAAAACTATGATTGAAGTATCTAATTTGGAACACCCCATCACTTTGCAAATTTTTGGTTTTGATGTAAATTCGTTTGTCGAAGGAGCCAAAATAGTTGAAGAATTTTCTGAATGTGACATTATAGATATTAATATGGGTTGTCCGGCACCAAAGGTAGCATTAAGAAGTCAAGCTGGAGCAAATTTATTAAAGTACCCAGAAAGAGTTGGGGAAGTAATAAAGGCTGTTGTTGATAACACATCAAAACCAGTTACAGTAAAAATGAGAATTGGTTGAGATGATGAAAACAGAAATGTAGTTGAGCTTGCTAAAATTGCAGAAGCAAATGGTGCAAGTGCCATTGCAGTGCATGGTAGAACAAGAAATCAATTTTATACTGGAAAAGCAGATTGAACTTGAATTAAAAAAGTTAAAGAAGCTGTTAGTATACCTGTAATAGGTAATGGTGATGTTGTTGATGGTCCATCGGCAAAAGCAATGATTGAAGAAACTGGTTGTGATGGAATAATGATAGCAAGAGCAGCTCAGGGTAATCCATGAGTTTTTAGAGAAATTCAACATTATTTAGATACTGGTGAAACCTTGGAAAAACCATCATACGAAGAATGAAAAGAAACGGTTATTAGACATGCAAATCTATTAATGGAAATGCGTGGAGAAGAGTTTGCAATGAGAGAAATGAGAAAACAACTTCTTTGATATTTAGGAACACTGGGAAATGACAATATAATTAAAGAAATGAAACAAATGGCAACTACTATTGAATCATTAGGAGATATTAATAATATATTTAGTTTTTATGAAAGCAAAAATTTAGGAGAATAATCAGATGAGCAACAATTTTGAAAGAAATTTTTCAGAACAAGAAAATATAAGAAGAGATAAACTTAAAAAATTAACTGAAAATGGTAGAGATCCTTTTGTTGAAAATCAATTCGAAAGAAGTCATTCATTAACAGAATTAAATGATCAATTTTCTTCATTTTCAAAAGATGAGTTAACTGAAAAAACAAACATTATAATCTCTGCTGCAGGTAGAATTAGGCTATTTAGAGAAGCTGGTAAAAAAGCAATCTTTGCAAATATTCAAGACCAAAAATCTTCAATTCAAATATATGTTAGACAAGATGAATTGGGTGATGAAGAATTTGAGTATTTCAGAGATTTAGATTTGGGTGATATAGTTGGTGTTGAAGGAATTATGATGAAAACCGATCATGGAGAATTAACTATAAGAATTAAAAAGGCCAAATTACTTAGCAAAGCTTTAAAACCATTGCCAGACAAACATTTGGGTATGGCTGATATAGAAGAAAAATATAGAAGAAGATATGTTGATTTGATTATTAATCCTGAAGCAAAACAAGTTTTTATTGATAGAACAAAAATAATTAGAACTATCCAAACTATTTTAGATTCAAAAGGATATATGGAGGTTGAAACACCTATCTTGCAATCTGTTAGGGGTGGAGCGAGTGCCAAACCTTTTGTAACACATTACAATGCATTAAATAATGATTTTGTTTTAAGAATTGCAACTGAATTACATTTAAAAAGATGTATAGTTGGTGGTTTTGATGGTGTGTACGAAATTGGTAGAATCTTTAGAAATGAAGGAATAAGTACAAGACACAATCCAGAATTTACATCAATTGAACTTTATGTTGCATATAAAAACATGGAATTCTTAATGGAATTATGTGAAGAATTGTTTAGAGAATGTTCGTTGGTTGTTAGAGGTACTACAAAAATTAACTATGGTGGACATGATTTAGATTTATCAAAACCATTCAAAAGATGACACATGGTGGATGCAATTAAAGAAGTTTGTGGAGTTGATTTTTGAAAAGAAATGACTTATGAAGAGGCTTGTGAAATTGCAAAAAAACATAATGTTAAAGTTGAGAAACATCATTTTTCAGTTGGACACATTATCAATTTATTTTTTGAAGAATTTGTGGAGGAAAAAATTGTTGAACCAACATTTATTTGAGGACATCCGAGAGAAATTTCTCCACTTTCAAAATTAAATTCAAAAGATCCTAGATTCACTGATAGATTTGAATTATTTATCATTAATAGAGAATATGCAAATGCATTTGCAGAGTTAAATAATCCAATCGATCAATATGATAGATTTGTAGATCAAATCAAAGAAGCTGTTGCTGGAAATGATGAGGCAAATGAAATGGATATCGATTTCATTGAAGCACTGGAATATGGAATGCCACCAACAGGCGGAATTGGAATTGGAATTGATAGAATGGTTATGTTATTAACAAATTCAGAATCAATAAAAGATGTTCTTCTATTCCCTCAAATGAAACCAAGAGGCAATTAATGAAATACGGTATAGCTTTAGGTTATGTTTCTAAATTAAATTTTCAAGAAACAATTCAAGGAATAGAATATATCAAAGAAAATACTTTCAAAGCTTTAAAAGAGAAATTCAATTTATTAAATGTATCAAGTGGTATTGTGACTAACAAGAACCTTTGATTAAATGATGACTTTCAACAAACAAAAAGGCCAATAGATTTTGATGTTACAAGTCAAAATGAATATGGTGAAATAATTCAATCAAACAACAAATGAAGAAGATATTTTTTAAAGAATTTTGATGAAGATAATGAAACGGTAAATGGAATAATTACAAACTTTACAACCGTTAATAGAGATGCCGTTTTGGACAATATAAACTCATTAATTTTTGATGAAGTTGGACTAGAGATTTTAGTTGATGAAGTTGATATGGATATTTTGAATAATAATCTTATAGAGATTTATAAAATACTTTGTTCAATTGATACAAATTTGAGTAAAGAATATGATAATTTGAATAGTTTTCATTTTTCAAAGACATTAACTTTCATAACATATAAAAAATTAAGAGAATTATATCCGCTATTAACGTTTTCAGAAAGATTAAATAAGTTTGGAAAAGATCACGGCAGTTTTGTAATACAAGATTATGCTGAAAAAATAATGAATCAAAAAAATATAAGTCAATTCTCAGAAGATGTATTTAATTTGAAAACCTACTCAAAATTATATATTTATAATGGAGAGTGCGAAAAATCAGTTTCATTAGTTTATGCCGGTTTCCAAGTTGATAGAAAAACACTTCAAGAACAAAATCTTATTTTAAAAGAAAATAGCAAAATAAATAATGAGTATAATCACTTGATAAAGTCAAACGAACTTCCTTTGACTTTATCTGTTGGAATCTTTACGAATAGAGTTTTGATGACAATACTTGAAAAACAGCATATTGGAGAAGTGCACTCTTCTATATGGGGAAGCGATTTTCTTGAGTACTGTAAAGCAAACAATATTAAAATACTTTAATCACAACTTAGTTGTGATTTTTATTTATAATTAAATTGGTGATAAAAATGGTATCCTTAATTATTGTAGCTAACGGATCGGGACAAAGATTCGGTGAAAATAAAATGTTAGCAAAAATTAATAATGAATATTTAATAAATGAGACAATAAAATGTTTTGAAAATCTAAATGAAATTCAAGAGATTATCGTTGTTTCTAATTTGGAAATTTTTGAAATAATTAAAAATAAAGATGCAATACTTGTTGAGGGTGGGAAAACAAGGGGTGAGTCTGTAAAAAAAGGTTTGGAGCTTGCAACCAAAGATTTTGTGCTAATCCATGATGGTGCAAGACCTTTTGTTTCAAAAGAAACTATTTTGGAAATTATAGATAACTTAAATGAAAATGATTCTGTAATTCCTACTTTAAAAGTTACAAATTGTTTAAAAAGAATCGTGGGAAATAAAATTGAAACAGTTAATAGAGAAGAGTATTTCCAAACTCAAACACCACAAGGGTTTAAGACAAAAATAATTAAAGACCAATACAATGAAAATCAAAATGATTTCTTTGATGACTGTCAATTAATTGAAAAATTAAACTACAAAATAAAATTTATAGAAGGTGATGAAAAAAATAAGAAAATTACTTTTAAAAGAGATTTATAAATATACCTTGAATATAATATAACTTTTACTATATAATAAATAGGCGAGTTAATTTTTTATTAACTCCTTGCCTTTTAGTAGGCCAAAAGACCACAAGGAGATAGAAATATGATTAGAAAATACGAAGTAATGTACATCATCGATCAAGATACAACAG
This genomic interval from Spiroplasma monobiae MQ-1 contains the following:
- a CDS encoding ABC transporter ATP-binding protein produces the protein MEEKDLQQPVSVGEGELKQSKEKKEKIVKEKPVKKQVAGDQEPRIREFEHVQVEEVTEDGVKGLKQKVKIQKQLTSKYSKDILEGKIISTTGNKPDFEKNVIELYGAKKWYVTGDLVTPVLRGVDLKLEKGKFIVILGPSGSGKTTLLNAISGLDKTTEGDVFVLGSNLSLLKDSHLTKFRRENVGFIFQQYNLLSNLTAKENAEVGENLSKSKENKMSIEEIFKTIGMEEQMNKYPHQMSGGQQQRVSIARALAKNPEILFGDEPTGALDEEMGRKVLDILVDVKEKYNTTVIIVTHNPNISEIGDTVIHVKNGKIDQIKQNAKPKKPSEIDWS
- a CDS encoding IspD/TarI family cytidylyltransferase, producing MVSLIIVANGSGQRFGENKMLAKINNEYLINETIKCFENLNEIQEIIVVSNLEIFEIIKNKDAILVEGGKTRGESVKKGLELATKDFVLIHDGARPFVSKETILEIIDNLNENDSVIPTLKVTNCLKRIVGNKIETVNREEYFQTQTPQGFKTKIIKDQYNENQNDFFDDCQLIEKLNYKIKFIEGDEKNKKITFKRDL
- the lysS gene encoding lysine--tRNA ligase; the encoded protein is MSNNFERNFSEQENIRRDKLKKLTENGRDPFVENQFERSHSLTELNDQFSSFSKDELTEKTNIIISAAGRIRLFREAGKKAIFANIQDQKSSIQIYVRQDELGDEEFEYFRDLDLGDIVGVEGIMMKTDHGELTIRIKKAKLLSKALKPLPDKHLGMADIEEKYRRRYVDLIINPEAKQVFIDRTKIIRTIQTILDSKGYMEVETPILQSVRGGASAKPFVTHYNALNNDFVLRIATELHLKRCIVGGFDGVYEIGRIFRNEGISTRHNPEFTSIELYVAYKNMEFLMELCEELFRECSLVVRGTTKINYGGHDLDLSKPFKRWHMVDAIKEVCGVDFWKEMTYEEACEIAKKHNVKVEKHHFSVGHIINLFFEEFVEEKIVEPTFIWGHPREISPLSKLNSKDPRFTDRFELFIINREYANAFAELNNPIDQYDRFVDQIKEAVAGNDEANEMDIDFIEALEYGMPPTGGIGIGIDRMVMLLTNSESIKDVLLFPQMKPRGN
- a CDS encoding DUF1904 family protein encodes the protein MPIFNFKGVDESKVNEYFKQVGELALIINADVKKFVFWHDPSTLIGNGYEKDAIQVSIEWVGRPLKQEEVSKHIQKFFGNISKNIYVKFEEINSFLYLNGECIG
- the dusB gene encoding tRNA dihydrouridine synthase DusB — protein: MKIKNVDIKGQVFLGPMAGTTNAAFRIICKEKGAALVYAEMVSTEGLVHNNQKTKTMIEVSNLEHPITLQIFGFDVNSFVEGAKIVEEFSECDIIDINMGCPAPKVALRSQAGANLLKYPERVGEVIKAVVDNTSKPVTVKMRIGWDDENRNVVELAKIAEANGASAIAVHGRTRNQFYTGKADWTWIKKVKEAVSIPVIGNGDVVDGPSAKAMIEETGCDGIMIARAAQGNPWVFREIQHYLDTGETLEKPSYEEWKETVIRHANLLMEMRGEEFAMREMRKQLLWYLGTLGNDNIIKEMKQMATTIESLGDINNIFSFYESKNLGE